One genomic segment of Planktothrix sp. FACHB-1365 includes these proteins:
- a CDS encoding glycosyltransferase family 39 protein, whose translation MLFNQSFKTIWKSWENYPKVLWGITILGLLCLSAIAFLSHLGDIGLIDKTEPMFVEAARQMHLTGDWITPYWNGETRFDKPPLIYWLMVMAFQAVGVNEWGARLPSAITAILSTFLVFYTLRYFGKQASLLGEIKPSTLRQQWIGAWWGMAMMVLNPAWIAWGRTGVSDMLLASCLTISLLAFFLGYAQPQTRQQKAWYFTFYTFSALAVLAKGPIGIVFPILIIGAFLIYTQQWQRVIWEMQLLPGILIFIIIAVPWFILVTLANGQAYLDTFFGHHNLERFTSVVSNHPGPWFYYFPVILVALLPWSVYLPIAIYQVKFWQLQEWRSQDRSQQLGVFALFWFVIIFAFFSVSATKLPSYVLPCIPAGVILISLWGNQQNNIESNQTKISLPFLITGIVNVLILLILAIASFLSPKLVGEDTPNFDQLLQTSHLPIISGIIWLIASGITVYCLFQPRWRRTVWIGNVLGFLAFMSLVALPVGQLLDTQRHLPLRQLSLRVQQVHQPNEPLITIGVFKPSLVFYTQRRIYFMTYDIKQRLLELFPLNRPIDTILMITKPKEIAKLGLNSSEYQVLENQGGYQLIRIKRDVLLK comes from the coding sequence ATGTTATTTAATCAATCTTTTAAAACCATCTGGAAATCCTGGGAAAATTATCCCAAAGTCCTTTGGGGAATAACCATTCTAGGATTATTATGCCTGAGTGCGATCGCATTTTTAAGTCATTTAGGCGATATTGGGTTAATCGATAAAACCGAACCGATGTTTGTTGAAGCCGCCCGACAAATGCACCTCACTGGCGATTGGATTACGCCCTATTGGAATGGGGAAACTCGCTTTGATAAACCGCCCTTAATTTATTGGTTAATGGTGATGGCTTTTCAAGCTGTAGGAGTCAATGAATGGGGGGCACGATTACCGTCAGCTATAACCGCAATTTTATCGACTTTTTTGGTATTTTATACCCTGCGTTATTTTGGAAAGCAAGCCTCTTTACTAGGGGAAATTAAACCTTCTACCCTGCGTCAACAGTGGATTGGAGCCTGGTGGGGAATGGCAATGATGGTGTTAAATCCGGCTTGGATTGCTTGGGGACGCACGGGGGTTTCCGATATGCTTTTAGCCAGTTGTTTAACGATTTCATTATTAGCATTTTTCTTAGGTTATGCTCAACCCCAAACTCGCCAACAAAAAGCTTGGTATTTTACATTTTATACCTTTTCTGCTTTAGCCGTTTTAGCCAAGGGGCCGATTGGAATTGTATTTCCGATTTTGATTATTGGTGCCTTTTTAATTTATACCCAACAATGGCAAAGGGTGATTTGGGAAATGCAGTTATTACCCGGAATTTTAATTTTTATCATCATAGCAGTTCCCTGGTTTATTTTAGTCACCCTTGCCAATGGTCAAGCTTATTTAGACACATTTTTTGGACATCATAATTTAGAACGATTTACCAGTGTGGTTAGTAATCATCCTGGCCCTTGGTTTTATTATTTCCCTGTAATTTTAGTAGCGTTATTACCTTGGTCTGTCTATTTACCGATAGCAATTTATCAAGTCAAATTTTGGCAACTTCAAGAGTGGCGTTCTCAAGATCGTTCTCAACAGTTAGGTGTATTTGCTTTATTTTGGTTTGTGATTATTTTCGCTTTTTTTAGTGTATCTGCAACCAAACTACCCAGTTATGTTTTACCTTGTATTCCCGCCGGAGTAATTTTAATCAGTTTATGGGGAAATCAACAGAATAATATTGAGTCAAATCAAACTAAAATATCTCTGCCTTTTTTAATAACAGGTATTGTCAATGTTTTAATATTATTAATATTAGCAATTGCCAGTTTTTTAAGTCCGAAACTGGTGGGAGAAGATACTCCTAATTTTGATCAATTATTACAAACCAGTCATTTACCCATAATATCAGGAATCATCTGGTTAATCGCCAGTGGAATTACTGTTTATTGCCTTTTTCAACCTCGATGGAGACGAACAGTTTGGATCGGAAATGTTCTAGGATTTTTAGCATTTATGAGTTTAGTTGCCTTACCAGTGGGTCAATTATTAGATACTCAAAGACACTTACCTCTGCGACAATTATCCTTACGAGTTCAACAAGTTCATCAACCCAATGAACCCCTGATTACCATTGGTGTCTTTAAACCCAGTTTGGTATTTTATACCCAACGCCGGATCTATTTCATGACCTACGATATTAAACAACGATTATTAGAATTATTTCCTTTAAATCGTCCCATTGATACCATTTTAATGATTACAAAACCTAAAGAAATTGCCAAATTAGGATTAAATTCTTCGGAATATCAAGTTTTAGAAAATCAAGGCGGTTATCAATTAATTAGAATTAAGCGAGATGTGCTATTAAAATAA
- a CDS encoding diguanylate cyclase domain-containing protein, with protein MNQNGSHHSWQLKTHLQQSFFEKKKTDFERFSRSMGLDLISLVLSVLLGLYLNSSVLNIVLRDFFNIQLDRAFCLVLAGISLWLWYQNSSFVFQKFTLFWLKFQGVYQLACQILQQFLPRIFLMGLFLRGLIFLGFHYPLYSREPQEMIQNLTNWVLFLIFIGWIIHHVNYMSYGHSQAEDSNPLELKQNLPPGENDTSQPQEKLYQALLSAPYPMMLHTKDGEVIEINQSWAEITGYTVAQLPTISAWSERLTNPEPLPSTKNLVGGSRLPERRRDYLITNHQGYLRIWEWSSLTFGQLTDGKTLLLSTIVDITEDQPTQTFIQQSQQSNEQLQLSLLQWTAELTQANDGLQEELQRRQQMTSELYQVSERLKQLLRSSPAVIFSCQPQPHYQITFISDNVYTLLGYEVTTFLKEENIWHDYVPEEEKSQWQDAFIQVLTTGTYIHEARFLHAQGHWRWLRLEMRLIKDGRGNPLEIVGYFVDITDRKEAEMQLLTTQNRLKTVIETVGNGIMLSDEQGNFYLFNPQMTEITGYTLEEAQSHSDFLALLYPTPEGYQKAQDRLKKVIATGSIFNLETTIQAKNGQLKTLLLSTVMMQDQQHRLFLSTFQDITPLKRAEKALCQLIVQEHLIWEITHQIRQSLNLDDILNATVKEVQQLLECDQVLIYRIFPDRRGKIIAETEPDESLKFLRNRQSETPLIPLECYENFNQGRMRVINDINHDPIHSGMLKVLKYWGICSAIMVPLFEQNQLWGLLMICQNHGLRHWLQWEATLLRQISEQVGIALQQSQLYQQTQYQARRAQTLNHVIQFIRQSLDLDTIFSTAVAEIVTLLRVDRACILQHLPQEEQWKEVASYSYDRNTTPAILSPIQQLNHLETEDLTVPNSQEIQHLTGISGTWLPIPLRVGSQVWGCLGLLKHQHLRGWKESEIELTCAIADQLAIAIQQSELYQELQVANQQLKRQATVDGLTQVANRRRFDEYLEQEWQRLQREQGSLALIMCDIDYFKQYNDYYGHPAGDSCLKQVAQAIENTLRRPADLVARYGGEEFAIILPNTNQDGAIHVAQHIQAAVLQLEIPHDKSTISQWLTLSLGVACTLPSPLTSFSVLIEAADQVLYQAKQQGRARYCVQPV; from the coding sequence ATGAATCAGAATGGAAGCCATCACTCTTGGCAACTCAAAACTCATCTACAACAATCTTTTTTTGAGAAGAAAAAGACGGATTTTGAGCGTTTTTCCCGGTCAATGGGTTTAGACTTAATCAGTTTAGTGCTAAGTGTGCTGTTAGGTTTGTATTTGAACAGTTCGGTTTTGAATATTGTCTTACGAGATTTTTTCAATATTCAACTTGATAGGGCCTTTTGTCTGGTTTTAGCGGGAATCAGTTTATGGCTATGGTATCAAAACTCTTCATTTGTTTTTCAGAAATTTACACTATTTTGGCTTAAATTTCAGGGTGTGTATCAACTCGCCTGTCAAATCCTCCAACAGTTTTTACCCAGAATATTTTTAATGGGGTTATTCCTACGAGGATTAATCTTTTTAGGGTTCCATTATCCCCTCTACAGTCGTGAACCTCAAGAGATGATCCAAAATCTGACGAATTGGGTTTTGTTTCTAATCTTTATTGGGTGGATCATCCATCACGTTAATTATATGTCCTACGGCCATTCTCAAGCTGAAGACTCAAACCCTCTGGAACTAAAACAGAACTTACCACCGGGGGAAAATGACACTTCCCAACCCCAAGAAAAGCTTTATCAAGCTCTTTTATCTGCCCCCTATCCAATGATGCTACACACCAAAGATGGCGAAGTCATTGAAATTAATCAGAGTTGGGCAGAAATTACAGGCTATACAGTGGCTCAATTACCCACCATTTCAGCCTGGAGCGAACGGTTAACGAACCCAGAACCTCTCCCCAGCACTAAAAATTTAGTCGGGGGATCTCGTTTACCTGAACGTCGCCGAGATTATCTGATTACAAATCATCAAGGCTATCTGAGAATTTGGGAATGGAGTTCCCTGACCTTCGGACAATTGACCGATGGTAAAACATTACTGCTGAGTACAATCGTAGATATTACAGAAGATCAACCCACCCAAACTTTCATTCAACAATCTCAACAATCTAATGAACAACTACAACTTTCTTTATTACAATGGACAGCCGAATTAACTCAGGCGAATGATGGGTTACAAGAAGAACTCCAACGTCGTCAACAAATGACATCGGAACTTTATCAAGTGAGTGAACGCCTTAAACAATTACTTCGCAGTAGTCCGGCGGTGATTTTTAGTTGTCAACCCCAACCCCACTATCAAATTACATTTATTAGTGACAATGTATATACGCTTTTAGGATATGAAGTTACTACTTTTTTAAAGGAAGAAAATATTTGGCACGACTATGTTCCAGAGGAAGAAAAATCTCAATGGCAGGATGCTTTTATTCAGGTGTTAACAACTGGAACCTATATTCATGAAGCTCGTTTTTTACACGCTCAAGGTCATTGGCGTTGGTTACGGTTAGAAATGCGATTGATTAAAGATGGGCGCGGAAATCCCTTAGAAATTGTGGGTTATTTCGTTGATATTACTGATCGCAAAGAAGCTGAAATGCAACTTTTAACAACACAAAATCGGTTAAAAACAGTGATTGAAACTGTGGGCAATGGAATTATGCTTAGTGATGAACAGGGGAATTTTTATCTGTTTAATCCTCAAATGACAGAAATTACCGGATATACCTTAGAAGAAGCTCAATCTCATTCCGATTTTCTGGCTTTATTATATCCAACGCCTGAAGGTTATCAAAAGGCACAAGACCGATTAAAAAAAGTGATTGCAACGGGTTCAATTTTTAATTTAGAAACGACAATTCAAGCAAAAAATGGGCAGTTAAAAACCTTACTGTTATCAACGGTGATGATGCAAGATCAGCAACATCGGTTATTTTTATCGACGTTTCAAGATATTACACCCCTCAAACGCGCCGAAAAAGCATTGTGTCAACTGATTGTTCAAGAACATTTAATTTGGGAAATTACCCATCAAATTCGTCAATCCTTGAATTTAGATGATATTTTAAATGCAACGGTTAAAGAAGTGCAACAGTTACTCGAATGTGATCAGGTTTTAATTTATCGAATTTTTCCAGATCGGCGAGGTAAAATTATTGCTGAAACCGAACCCGATGAATCGTTAAAATTCTTGAGAAACCGACAATCTGAAACCCCTTTAATTCCTCTGGAATGCTATGAAAATTTTAATCAAGGTCGGATGCGAGTGATTAATGATATTAATCATGATCCGATTCATTCAGGAATGTTAAAGGTCTTAAAATATTGGGGAATTTGTTCGGCAATTATGGTTCCTTTATTTGAACAAAATCAACTTTGGGGACTCTTAATGATTTGTCAAAATCATGGCTTACGCCATTGGTTACAGTGGGAAGCGACGTTACTGCGACAAATTTCCGAACAAGTTGGAATTGCCTTACAACAAAGTCAACTTTATCAACAAACTCAATATCAAGCTCGTCGTGCTCAAACGTTAAATCATGTGATTCAATTTATTCGTCAATCCTTGGATTTAGATACTATTTTTTCCACGGCTGTTGCTGAAATTGTCACCTTATTACGGGTGGATCGCGCTTGTATTTTACAACATCTTCCCCAAGAAGAACAATGGAAAGAGGTGGCTTCCTATAGTTATGATCGCAATACAACTCCTGCAATTCTTTCCCCTATTCAGCAACTCAATCACTTAGAAACTGAAGATCTAACTGTTCCAAATTCTCAAGAAATTCAACATTTAACCGGAATTTCTGGAACTTGGTTGCCGATTCCTTTGCGGGTGGGTTCTCAAGTTTGGGGCTGTTTGGGGTTACTTAAACATCAACATTTAAGGGGCTGGAAAGAATCGGAAATCGAGTTAACTTGTGCCATTGCTGATCAATTAGCGATCGCGATTCAACAATCTGAACTTTATCAAGAATTACAAGTTGCTAACCAACAATTAAAACGCCAAGCCACCGTTGATGGTTTAACTCAAGTCGCCAACCGTCGCCGCTTTGATGAATATTTGGAACAGGAATGGCAACGCTTACAACGAGAACAAGGTTCTTTAGCTTTAATTATGTGTGATATTGACTATTTCAAACAATATAATGATTACTACGGACATCCGGCCGGAGATAGTTGTTTGAAACAAGTTGCTCAAGCAATTGAGAATACGTTACGACGCCCTGCGGATTTAGTCGCTCGTTATGGTGGAGAAGAATTTGCCATTATTTTACCCAATACGAATCAGGATGGAGCGATTCATGTCGCACAACACATTCAAGCGGCGGTTTTACAACTAGAAATACCCCACGATAAATCAACAATAAGTCAGTGGTTAACTTTAAGTTTAGGGGTGGCTTGTACCCTTCCCTCTCCTTTAACGTCTTTCTCTGTGTTAATTGAGGCTGCTGATCAAGTCTTATACCAAGCCAAACAACAAGGACGTGCCCGTTATTGTGTTCAACCTGTGTAG
- a CDS encoding phosphatase PAP2 family protein: MRLTFNRRFISFKKAISQQQAWICLVILVPFILLSVRFNFKEDLLLDQILIQVPHQIFPQSWDDVFRFFYLLTGVKGTAVIIALTLGLLVWKRYWIEAKVLAFSTLGILIVVDDILKPLISRSRPPDRLVESVGRSFPSGHATGNVLFYFYIAYLLAERYPKSTPYIYGFATLWVLIIGFSSVYLRCHWPSDILAGYGLGYISLTLSLAWLKISREHHKIRK, encoded by the coding sequence ATGCGTTTAACTTTCAATCGTCGATTTATTTCGTTTAAAAAAGCCATTTCTCAACAGCAAGCTTGGATTTGTCTGGTAATTTTAGTTCCTTTTATCTTACTTTCTGTTCGATTTAATTTTAAAGAAGATTTATTACTAGATCAAATTTTAATTCAAGTCCCCCATCAAATCTTTCCTCAGAGTTGGGATGATGTTTTTCGGTTTTTTTATTTATTAACCGGGGTTAAAGGAACAGCCGTTATTATTGCTTTAACCCTAGGGTTACTCGTTTGGAAACGCTATTGGATTGAAGCCAAAGTTTTAGCGTTTTCCACCTTGGGTATTTTAATTGTAGTCGATGATATCCTGAAACCGCTAATTTCTCGCAGTCGTCCCCCAGATCGATTAGTTGAATCTGTCGGAAGAAGCTTTCCCAGTGGTCATGCGACAGGGAATGTTTTGTTTTATTTTTATATAGCTTATCTCCTCGCAGAACGTTATCCCAAATCAACACCCTATATCTATGGATTTGCTACCCTCTGGGTACTGATTATTGGCTTTAGTAGTGTTTATTTAAGATGTCATTGGCCGAGTGATATTCTCGCTGGGTATGGTTTAGGCTATATTAGTTTAACCCTGAGCTTGGCGTGGTTAAAAATATCGCGTGAACATCATAAAATTAGGAAATAG
- a CDS encoding thiol-disulfide oxidoreductase DCC family protein: MTYHVIYDGNCNLCVTLVQLLEILDQGHQFTYIPMQDEQGLSHFAITPGECNLGMILIDGNQPNHRWQGSDAAEEIGRLLPAGGIFVATYRALPGLKWIGDRLYEQVRDHRYLLFGKRSTPYQSTYPSCCTKGKCNL, from the coding sequence ATGACATATCATGTAATCTATGACGGGAATTGCAACTTATGTGTTACCTTGGTGCAACTGTTAGAAATTTTAGATCAAGGACACCAGTTTACCTATATTCCTATGCAGGATGAGCAAGGGTTAAGCCATTTTGCCATTACTCCCGGCGAGTGTAACTTAGGTATGATTTTAATTGATGGGAATCAACCTAATCACCGTTGGCAAGGAAGTGACGCGGCGGAAGAAATTGGCAGACTTTTACCCGCAGGAGGAATTTTTGTCGCAACTTATCGAGCCTTACCTGGGTTAAAATGGATCGGCGATCGCCTTTATGAACAAGTTCGGGATCATCGATATTTATTATTTGGTAAACGCTCAACTCCTTATCAGTCTACTTATCCCAGTTGTTGTACAAAGGGTAAATGTAATCTTTAA
- the pap gene encoding polyphosphate:AMP phosphotransferase, producing the protein MLDTLDLTLSLDKESYKTQIEALMKELRSLQQTCRDKKLPIIIVLEGWAAAGKGGLVKKMVGYMDPRGFTVHPIWPPTHEESRYPFLWRFWQKLPPQGTIGIFYHSWYTHLLEDRLFGRLEAPDVPMAMRQINAFERQLVDDGAVMAKFWIHLSKKELKKRLKTASEDELEAWRVRPEDWKQAKNYDTYSTLAEEMVIHTGTGSAPWILVEGDCKRWARVKVLSTMVASIKEALDRLYIQLPPAFTTPQDRLQPTEPNPLATVNLNAALSSENYKIQLRQQQVNLSQLQQTLHHQQIPVLALFEGWDAAGKGGAIKRLTDILDPRSYEVNTFAAPTDEEKAHHYLWRFWRWLPPGGKLGVFDRSWYGRVLVERVEGFATELEWRRAYQEINEFEEQLTSAGYVLVKFWLHIDQEEQLKRFQERKDNPYKLHKLTEEDWRNREKWPLYEVAANQMIQRTHTPHSPWTLVAANNKYYARVKVIETVVEAIRRRLKQD; encoded by the coding sequence ATGTTAGATACCCTTGACCTGACGCTATCGCTGGATAAAGAAAGCTATAAAACTCAGATAGAAGCTTTAATGAAGGAGTTGCGATCGCTTCAACAAACCTGCCGAGATAAAAAATTACCGATTATTATTGTATTAGAAGGATGGGCAGCGGCGGGCAAGGGCGGACTCGTGAAGAAAATGGTGGGATACATGGATCCAAGGGGGTTTACAGTTCATCCCATCTGGCCCCCAACCCATGAAGAATCCCGTTATCCGTTTCTGTGGCGGTTTTGGCAAAAATTACCTCCTCAAGGCACTATTGGCATTTTTTATCATAGTTGGTATACCCATCTTTTAGAAGATCGGTTGTTTGGGCGACTGGAAGCACCGGACGTCCCCATGGCCATGCGACAAATTAACGCCTTTGAACGTCAGCTTGTCGATGATGGGGCGGTGATGGCGAAATTTTGGATACATTTGAGTAAAAAAGAACTGAAAAAACGTCTAAAAACAGCTTCAGAAGATGAGTTAGAAGCTTGGCGGGTGCGTCCTGAAGATTGGAAACAGGCTAAAAATTATGATACCTATAGCACCCTAGCAGAAGAAATGGTGATTCATACCGGGACAGGTTCAGCCCCTTGGATATTAGTCGAAGGAGACTGTAAACGCTGGGCCAGGGTAAAGGTATTATCAACAATGGTGGCCTCCATTAAAGAAGCCTTAGACCGTTTGTATATTCAGTTACCTCCCGCCTTTACAACGCCCCAAGACCGTTTACAACCCACAGAACCTAACCCCCTAGCTACGGTTAATCTGAATGCCGCCTTATCCTCGGAAAACTACAAAATCCAGTTACGTCAACAACAAGTTAATTTAAGTCAATTGCAACAAACTCTTCATCACCAACAAATTCCCGTTTTAGCTTTATTTGAAGGTTGGGATGCGGCGGGTAAAGGAGGAGCAATTAAACGATTAACTGATATTTTAGATCCCCGTAGTTATGAAGTAAATACCTTTGCTGCACCGACGGACGAAGAAAAAGCCCATCATTATTTATGGCGGTTTTGGCGTTGGTTACCTCCGGGGGGAAAATTAGGAGTATTTGACCGCAGTTGGTATGGTCGAGTATTAGTAGAACGAGTCGAAGGCTTTGCGACTGAATTAGAATGGCGACGAGCTTATCAAGAAATTAATGAATTTGAAGAACAGTTAACCAGTGCGGGCTATGTGTTAGTTAAATTTTGGTTACATATTGATCAAGAAGAACAATTAAAACGTTTTCAGGAACGGAAAGACAACCCCTATAAATTACATAAACTTACGGAAGAAGATTGGCGCAACCGTGAAAAATGGCCGTTGTATGAAGTAGCCGCTAATCAAATGATTCAACGCACCCATACACCCCATAGCCCTTGGACATTAGTGGCCGCTAATAATAAATATTATGCCCGTGTGAAAGTCATTGAAACTGTTGTTGAGGCAATTCGCCGTCGGTTAAAACAGGATTAA